TGCTTGCAGTGTAACTGATGGCACAGACACAGTGTCAAGTGAAACTTTCACTGTTAATATATTAGACGTGAACGATAATGCCCCACAGTTTGAGAATACATCATACACAGTATCTGTCTTCGAAACTGTGGCAAACGGTAAGATACAGAAAATAGTACACCAATATtcaacaatttgtatttttacaattatgctTTATAGTTTTGTGTGCGTTTCTGGGAATTTTATGTCAACTTAATCAGCGTTGCTAGTAGTCTTGTGTGCGTTTCTGGGAATTTTGTGTCAACTTAATCAGCGTTGCAAGTAGTCTTGTGTGTGTTAATAAGAATTTTTAGTCTTGTGTGCGTTATTTAGAATTTTGTGTCAACTTAATCAGCGTTGCGATGGTCTTGTGTGCGTTTCTTAGAATGTTGTGTCAATTTAATCGGCGTTGCGAGTAGTCTTGTGTGCGTAACTAAGAATTTTGTGTCAACTTAATCAGCGTTACTAGTAGTCTTGTGTGCGTTATTAAGAATTTTGTGTCAACTTAATCAGCGTTGCGAGTAGTCTTGTGTGCGTTTCTTAGAATGTTTTGTCAATTTAATCGGCGTTGCGAGTAGTCTTGTGTGCGTAACTAAACATTTTGTGTCAACTTAATCGGCGTTGCTAGAAGTTTTGTGTGCGTTATTAAGATTTTTGTGTCAACTTAATCAGCGTTACTAGTAGTCTTGTGTGCATTATTAAGAATTTTGTGTCAATTTAATCAGCGTTGCGAGTAGTCTTGTGTGCGTTACTTAGAATATTGTGTCAATTTAATCAGCTTTACGTGTAATTTTATGTGCGTAAGGAAGATTTTTGTTTCAACGTAATCAGCTACACTTGTAAAAGTATGTGCGTTTCTTGGAATTTAGTGTCAACGTCATCGGCGTTCATAGTAGTTTTGTGTGCgttttttttggaattttgtGTCAACTTAAATAGCGTTTCTAGTAGTTTTGAGTGCGTTTTTTGGATTTGGAATATTGTGTCAAGTTAATCAGCGTTTCTAGTAGTTTTGTGTGAGTTACTAGGATTTTTTATCAACTTAATCAGCGTTACTAGTAGTTTTGTGTGCGTTACTGGGAATTTTGTGTCAACTTAATCAGCTCTACTAGAAGTCTTGTGTGCGTTACTGGAATTTTGTTTCAACGTAATCAGCTTTACTTGTAGTTTTGTAAGCGTAACTAGCAATTTTGTGTCAACTTAATCAGCTTTACTTGTAGTTTTGTGAGCGTAACTAGGAATTTTGTGTCAACTTAATCAACTTTACTTGTAAATTTATGTGCGTAAGTTGAAATTTTGTGTCAACTTAATCAGCTTTTCTAGTAGTTTTGTGTTCGTTTCTGGGAATTTTGTGTCAACTAAATCAGCGTTACTTGTAGTTTTGTGTGTGTTACTGGGAATGTTGTGTCAACTTAATCAGCTTATCTGGTAAATTCTTGTGCGTTAGTAGGAATTTTGTGTCAACTTAATCAGCTTTTCTAGTAGTTTTGTGTGCGTTTCTGGGAATTTAGTGTCAACTTAAACAGCTTTTCTAGTAGTTTTGTGTTCGTTTCTGGGAATTTAGTGTCAACTTAATTAGCGTTACTTGTAGTTTTGTGAGCGTAACTAGGAATTTTGTGTCAACTTAATCAGCTAATCTTGTAAATTTATGTGCGTTACTAGAAATTTTGTGTCAACTTAATCAGCGTTTCTTGGATACTTGAGTTTACCTTATTGGCTTTAAAAAGGATATTGTGATACATTTCATCGGCGTTTCTTTGATATGTGTTTCCATATTCGACACTTCTATCTGCGTTTTATTTTCGTGTTTATGCAATATTAACTGTTGGAAAAAGACAAGCAGCCATGACCTTACTGAACCAGTAGTTGAGTAGCCTAATTTAGCGCGAATTTGAAAGTAACAAAGTGCATAGTTGCAATCATTCAGGTGCTTAATACCATTCTGAAGGGAACAACACTTTCCAACTTGTATCTTACAAAATTAGGCAAAATACAACTTGTGTCATACATACACTCGCCTAATGCTACCGTTGTATAATGGCACATGGGCTATAATACAATATCGAATGGGAAAAGCAATGAAAACTAAACATGTATCAAGAAACACGCAAGAAAAcacaattacatttaaatagtgtttatcaataaaaatgtatgctatGGTCACTGCatttgaacggtcagtgaaaacggtgtttgttcttatttttttgtttcagggTATTCGATATTGACTGTATCTGCAAGCGACGCAGATCAAACCGCGAcacttaaatattatataaaaggtatACTTGCTTTGCATATACAATTCATTAACCATGtctaaaaacatgtaataaacGAAATACGTATAAACTTAACGACTGCCACTTTAAATATCTAACGTTTCTTTGTGTCTTTGGTTTGGGTTTTCTCGTCAGCGTGTAAATATGTCGACGACATGATAATGCTGAAATAGACGTCACATGTTTTACATAGAAACATAGATTTATGTATATAGAATTACTTACCGACAATTTGAACATATTCCTGGCGGAATGGCATTTTTCTGTAGTATACAACAAGTGGTCAGATTCAGTGTCTTCGGATTAAACGTCATGTGGCATGCACTTAACCATAAACTTTTGAATGAAACTGATCAGTGACcatctaccccccccccccaccctccccCAACCAAACACACACCTCTTTACCCTGTCCCACCGTTACCGTAATGCTTGTATTTCAGCCGGAAATGGCGGCAATACGTTCGGCTTGGGTCAAGCTTCTGGGGAGCTCACCGTGACAACGTCTTCAAATCTAAATGCGTCGACAACCCCGTCTTATGCCCTAAGGGTCGAGGTGCAGGACAACTTTGGTACTAATACCGGAACTGCAACAATTAATATTAGTGTTATAGGTGGGTAAATtagttgttgtttgtgttttgtgtacCTGATGAAGTTTTGCTTATGACGCTTACATGTAATCTTATTGGTAATTTTCAAGGCTAgctgttttttaatataaaacatttatttgtcgAAGCTAAGTTGAGAGACTTGCTAGCAGCTGTTCGAGTTTAGATTGTATATGCAACAGTTGCGGACTTACTAgacttaaaatgttaaattatttcaacattttttattgccGTTGTTTTAGCAAACATTGCCAAGGTATGCaacaataatttaaactatACATAAAGCAAATGTGTGTGCACAGAATTAGCATTCTTTCCAAAAGGCAtaagataatataattgtttatttacatttgtataactAGAATAAACATACAAGATGCAAAATAATGTACAGAAAATGGACGACTATTTAGAATTGACAGTAATCtaagtaaacaaaaaagtaaagaaaaggGAGATAACTTGTAAGTAGGTACCTGACTCGTCGTAGAGTTTTAGTCCCTGACATACCAGTAGTGTCTGTGTTTTACTCgtactttataaaataataattgtagtTTACTCTTAAATATGAATCTGGCATTTGTTTGTcgttattatattttgtacttaCGCTATACTGAATTCACTTTCACCTCATCGATTAACACTAGATGACCTTTGTGACCCAAATCCTTGCCAAAATTCCGGCACATGCGCACTAGACACAACTAGCTACAACTGCACGTGTACTTCCGGATGGTCGGGTATAAATTGTGATACAGGTACGTTGCTTTCATCTATCTCTTAATCTTTCTCATTCATTGCCTTTAGTTGTTTATGCTTGATATTGATTGTTGTCTGTCTCCCTTGTTGTGTGTCTACTTTAACTTGTTACGACGCCAAGATACTACTTAGCAGGTGTGAGAAtatgtttaactgtttttaactgtctaaattctaaatcaaaatTTCAAGATTCCATCAGAggattatttaaaaattagcTTTCTCTCAGTACGTGTATTTTCCTATTCGGTTTTCCTATACTCAATTGtgtctttaattttatttcgaTCTATGTAATACGTATGTACATCACAATTTCTATATGCTACCAGTGAGCAGCgcatataatgatttttttagaaCTAATCGTAACAATTCGGCCATCTCCGACAAGCGTCGGGATAGACACCGAAATAGGCTTTGAACAAGATGAACGCCGCTGGCGAATAACTTAATCATCATTTCGCTAAGAAGACCCATTTGATTacgtaaaaaatgtaaaacaaaacatatgttcttttgtttttatttgcccGTTtccattaatttaattttgccaATAACTTAAATTGGTTTGGCCCCATAAATGTAGTATCCATCGGACAAAATGTAAACCTTTTAACTGCCAGCGGCTTTgataaaatggatttaaaaaaactgttgtttcCAACAGCTTTCATTGATCAGGATATTGTACAGTTATGTAGATTAATGTACATTGTATCTGCAAGCAATGACTTTGAGGATATTTTGCAACCAAGTTATAACTTTGAGTTTGTTTACAATCtccatatatatgcaaaaagctacagaaacatgctcagtagcaaaacgtttaaaaataaacccggtttagtggcaatgggctaacgccaaagacatagaacacaataCACGGTGTTTTATCACATGGGACTTAATCAAACTGCATGTCATGTTTTGCATTACTAATTCTGATTTATGTGTGAGGGTAAATtcaatatgattatatattttttcaagtgtACCAGTAGTTCCAATTAATCGCGAACCTATTCTCAAACCAATgtgtttaaatgaacatttattcGCCATTAGCGTTCATATTGATGCAAACCATTAGCTGAATGTTTTTACTCTGCTTTATTAGACGACCCTTGTGATCCTCAGCCTTGCTTAAATGGAGCAACTTGCTTAGACTCGGGTACAAATTACACGTGTAACTGCTCTGTAGGTTGGCTAGGGGAAACGTGCAATATAGGTAAAAACAGTtgtgtgtaaatatattttgtttcaggtatgacaatttaagcaaaattttTTTCTAACAACTCTGTTGATTCGAAACTGAGATTAGTTAtaactttttaactttaaatttcagtgtattattaattaaaatagttCGAAAAAACGAAATAGATACCATTTAAGAGGAATATAAAACAACGTATTGTTTTGCATAGCCTTGATATTTTCTATACGACTCGTACATGTAATGTCAACTGAATCTTTAATCTGCATCAAATTAGTATCCTACTTTTCATGATCGAATATAGTATAATTTGTTACTCTTGGTACTTTATCAGATGACCCATGTTTCCCTCAGCCATGTTTGAACAGCGGAACATGTAGCATATCTGGCACGAATTACACGTGCGACTGTATGTCAGGCTATCTTGGTGACACGTGCAATATAGGTAAATTTCTGTGTTGTATTTATacgtgtttgttttaataaacctCCAGAGGAAAGATGTTTTAACCATAACTTTCAAAAGTATTGAGGTCATAGAGTAACGCAGCATATCTgtaatattttgatatgcacatttcttttttatctcTGTCATTGGTTGAAATAATAGGATAAACGTTAACAGCAGTTATCTGAATGATACTCTGTTTCTGATTTGCGTTCATAATTTTACAAAAGTTGCTCTTCCTTCTTTGTCATACATTGCATTTACCAATGCATAGATCTCACCATTCATCCTCATTTCCATAATCATAACGACAGTGGATCCATGTGAACCATCCCCATGTGTAAATGGAGCAACGTGTGCGAGAAATTCAGCAGATTACACATGCACCTGTACTAGTGGATGGCTTGGAACTAACTGTTCTACAGGTAAACACACGCAATGATGATCCTCATGCCCCATATTCATACAATGTAGTATCCTCGATTTCCTTCCCGTTATAGTTCGCTTCAAATTGTAGTTTGTTTCAATATGCATGTAAGTTCTCCTCGATGCGCTAAATTTAGTATCCTCAAAATCCCTTCCTTTACAGTTTTATATCATAGAAATCCTTCTTAACTTCCCTTCtagtttattatcattaatgtTTAATCTAATTAAACGTACTATTCGTTATTCGCATGCATGACAGTTATTGTACCCTTGAATAACTTCCTTTTAGAATTGTTCTTTGATGTTGAATGTGCGTGAAAGTACTCCTCGGCATTCAAAATGTAGAATCCTTAAATGGTTTCCTCTAATGGTTGCTTTTCGATGTTGAATTTGTGTATACATAGTACATACTCCTCGGTATGCAAAACGTACACTCCTTGAATTCCTTCCCGTAATAGTTGCTCTTCGATTTTGAATATGCGTAAACATACTCCTCGGCATGCAAAATGAAGAATCCTTGATTTCCTCCCGTAATAGTTGCTCTTCGATGTTCAATATGCGTAAACATACTCCTCGGCATTCATATTGCTTTTCGATGTTAAATATGGGTATACATACCCCTCGGCATGCAAAATGTAGAATCCTTGAATTCCCTCCCGTTATAGTTGCTCTACGATGTTGAATGTGCGTGAAAATATTCCTCGGCAATCACAATGTAGAATCCTTGAATATCTGCAGATTAACAAGATTAAATGTTTCATATCATTATGTTAATAGTACGATCAGTTGATCAATTAATACAGAAGTATTTATTGGCTCATTAATAGGAAAATATTTGGCCTGAAGAATAACactatttatgtaaaaaactacagaaacaagctcagtagccaagtttaaacattaaccctgtttagtggcacagggtaaacgccatgATACGTATCGTCCTAACCTACACAAGTGCATGCTCATAATTTGTTTGTGAAATTATCTTGTGTTGAAACAAGATTTTAATTCCCACGTTCTTGCATTGTCTGTATACTTTATTTTAACGCACACcttatttcttataaaattgTAATCACCATAATCGACCCTAGTGAACTTTCACCGTGTAACAATGGTTTATGTGTGTAAGAAATGCATATGGTTACTCAGAAGGATTGCTTGGAGCCAATTGTACTAAAGGTAGTGATGACATGATCAAATCTGTTTAGTTTACAAGCCGCCTCCGAAATAAAACTTTGGCAATTGACTTCACTGGTGTCCCAATTCTTATGGTTCTACTACCGTcgttgtttgtatttatatttcattaggTGGCATTAAATTATGTTCTTTGTAACGTCCGATAGGTCGATCCGACGTGCAATATACAGTGTAGTTAGTCATGTTCTTGTcccttaaattaattaatacgaCTAATGGTATCGTAAATGTATAATTTCTGTCAATGAGAAACTGCAATTGTCATACTTTACATGTATCTCGTGCTCCagaaatgtaaattttataGATATAACCATCATCTTAATAATCCTGTTTTCAATAATAGACGACCCCTGTGAGCCCCAGCCTTGTATGAATGGAGGAACTTGTTCAGTTTCGGGCACAGATTATACATGTAGCTGTCCGCCAGGGTGGATAAATGAAACGTGCAATTTAGGTAAAACAAAAATTTggtaaataatatactatttCGAATTGATCAACCCCCATTGATCTCTTAGTTTGTAATCCAACATAGGCAGTGTCTTTTTGTTGGTCGAAGACTTTGATACACAGTACAATATACTTCGCACTTTCAATTCCCAACAAAAAATGCACAAATTTGTCAAATGCGTATGAACTCATCAGAAATACTCAATCGAAAAAGTTCTATATCGACGTAATATTGCATTCACGTGTATTTATGGTAAATATCGTTATACCCTCCGATGGGATTTTATATGTACTGTTGTGTACCGCTTCATGGACATAGTAAACGGAATATTAacgatatttaatgttttaattcataCTGTTAATAGAACGTTAAGTTACTTTTAATCAATTAGAAACAGACGCATGTATTGGCTCATCTATTGCACAATAGTTTGCCCAAATAATGTAAttacattcattatttataagtatCGTCCCACTTTACGCTTGCAAATTCTCAACTATTGTTTGAGAATTAATCTTTGGAAATCACATATGCCACGTACTTGCAGTGTATGTATACTATGTATTAACGTACATCTTATTTCTTATATCAATTTGATCACATAGTTGACCCTTGTGAACATTCACCTTGTGCAAAAGGTTGAGCGGCTATAGTCCAGTTTATAGTATTCAATTCCTGCAAGTTAATAAAGGAGCAAACGAAAAGATTGCCTAGAAAtgtaatatatgtaaaaaagtGATTTCACATTcgagttttatcattttacagtTTCAGAAGACTCGAGAGTTGGGACTGAATTCAATGGCATGATTtgtaaaaaactaaaaatataaatgcatttctaaTTCTGATTTATGTGTGAGGGCactttcaatacattttttttcaattgtacCATTAGTTCCCCTTAATCGCGCACCTATTCTCAAACCAATGTGTTTCAACACACATGCATTTTTCTATCGCGCCCATTTCGATGCAAACCATGAGCTAAATTGTTTACTCTGCGTTATTAGTCGACCCATGTGATCCTCAGCCATGCTTAAATGGAGCAACCTGCATAGACTCGGGCACAAATTACAGATGTAACTGCTCTGTAGGTTGGATAGGTGAAATGTGCAATATAGGTAAAAACAGTtgtgtgtaatatattttgttttaggaaTGACAATTAAAGCAAAATTATTTTCTAACAACTCTGTTGATTCGAAACTGAGATTAGTTATAACTTTTCAACTTAAAATAGTTCGAAGAAACGAAATAGATACCATTTAAAAGGAATATAAAACAACGTATTGTTTTGCATAGCCTTGATATTTCTATACGACTCGTACATGTAATGTCAACCGAATCTTTAATCTGCATCAAATTAGTATCCTACTTTTAATGATcgaatataatataattatttacgcTTGGTACTTTATCAGATGATCCATGTACCCCTCAGCCATGTTTGAACAGCGGAACATGTAGAATATCTGGCACGATTTACACGTGCGACTGTATGTCAGGTTATCTGGGTGACAGGTGCAATATAGGTAAATTTCTGTCATGTATATGTAAGCGTTTCGTTCATAAATCTCCAGAGAATAGATGATCAAACACAGACTATCAGAAGTAGTAAGGTTTTACAGTGACCCAGTtcatctaaaatattttgatatgcaCATTAGTCGTTTTCATCTCTGTATTTGGTTGCAAAATTGGGACAAACATAATGGCTCATAGCAATAAACACGCATGTACATGTTGACGGATTTACGATTCAAATTAAGTTCGAGCATGCAAACGAATACATTGTTAGAAAGATTTGTCATCACTACGAGTGTGATTAAGTGGCCAGTTATCTTCTGAGCGTAATATAATACTTTCTATTACAATTCTAAATTGAACATTAACAGCGGTAAACTGGATGATAATCtgtttcatattaaaacaatgtgcGTTTATATTGTCAGAAAGGATTCTCTTGCTTCATtgttatacatttcatttaccCATGCACAGACCTCACCATTCATCCTCATTTCCATAATCATGACCACAGTGGACCCATGCGAACCATCCCCATGTGCAAATGGAGCGACGTGTGCGAGAAATTCAGCAGATTACACATGCACCTGTACTAGTGGATGGCTGGGAACCAACTGTTCTACAGGTACACGCAATGATGATCCGCATGCCCCATATTCATACAATGTAGTATCATCGACTCCCCTACCGCGATAGTTCGTTTCTAGTTATAGTTAATATTCAAGCTCAATATGCGTAGAAGTTCACCTGCTCGGTACGCTAAATGTAATATCCATATATTACCTCcctttacattttgatatcatagaTGTTGAATATACGTAATCAAACTCCTTCTCGGCAAACTAAACGTGATTTTATCGAATTTTCGCGCGTTGAAgtttaatatcataaatgtttaatgtaagtaaaCGTACTATACGTTATTTGCATACATTATAGTTATTGTATCCTGCAATTCCCTCCCGTTACAGTTGCTCTTCGATGTTGAATGTGCGTTAAAGTTTTCCTCGGCAATCAAAATATAGAATCCTTGAATTCTCTTCCGTAAAATTGCTCTTCGATGAGGAATGTGCGTGAAAGTACTCCTCGGCGAAAAACAAATGTAGAATCTTTGAATTCCCTCCCGTAAAATTGCTCATCGATGTTGAATATGTGTATACATACTCATCGGCATGCAAAATGTAGAGTCCTTGAATTCCCTAAAAATTAACAAGATTTAATGTTTCACATCATTATGTTAATAGTGCGATCAGCTGACCAATTAAATACAGAAGTATATATAGGCTcagtaatatataaatatcctatggcagcatgtgtgacattgatattgtcaaccggAGAGCAGAATGTCACCCGAGGCGTAAGCCGGCTGTTTcgagggttgacaatatcaatgtcacacatgcagctatatgatatgtattattattattataccgaAAAAAAGataagtacataaaaagttttaaaatgtttttattttatttaattcaacaagttaaacaaaatataacataattaaataattatatttagaaCAAAATTCCACCGTTAAATATGGTAAAATTTCTACAAAAACGGACAGTTCCTGTCGTCTGAAgtttttgtgtacacattgaataATGACATCACtgctgtatgtgtataagggaggcaatcacgtcatgatttagctaaaatattgaagcagttatttgcccttTTATGACATTCCAAATATCACTGCAGTCATATGACCTGACAGTGAATTATCGCTTTTTTCAAGTGTCAAAAAGGTGgaaaatgtttctgatagtcaaaatatctctttttcgggTAATGGGATTCTATCATTATACTTTGTATCACCgcatatcttattttttttatatcaatttgatCACCGCAGTCTTCCCTTCACCATGTTACAATTGATTCATGTGTGTAAGAAACGCAAAATACTACTCTTGTTTGTGTTCAGAAGTATGGCTTGGAGCCAGTTGTACTACAGATAGTGCTGGCATGATCAAATCTGTTCAGTTTGCAAGACGCTTCCGAAATGAATCTTTGACAATTGACATCACTGGTGTTAAGTAGGACAAAGCCGTTTGCGTTGcttgctttaaatataaatatgaatcgttcattttttatttatcttcttCTGGATCGATACAACTTTATCATGCGTATCAATTAGATTTTCTGTCAATCCTTACGGTACGTCTAACGACGTTGTTTGTATGTATCTTGTATTAGGTGACCTTTCAATTTTTCCGATAGGTCAATCCGACTTGGAATTACACAGTTTTGTTATTAATGTCCTTGTCGCTGGTATTACTGAACATGACTACTAGGTTAGTAGATGTATCTTTTCTGTCAAGGAACAGTCTCAGTCAAACATAGATTGCAATTACCATACTTTACATGTATCGCGTGCCTTTGAAATGTCTATTTTATAGATATTACCATCATCTTAATAATCTTGTATTGAATAATAGACGACCCATGTGTGCCCCAGCCTTGCATGAGTGGAGGAACTTGTTCAGTTTCGGGAACAGATTATACATGTAGCTGTCCGCCAGGGTGGATAAATGAAACGTGCAATTtaggtaaaacaaaaattagGTAAATAATGTACAATTTCGTATTGATCAACGCCCATTGATCTCTCAGTTTGTAATTCAACATAGGCAGTGTATTTTTGTTGGGCGAAGTCTTTCATACACAGTTCAATGTACTTCGCACTGTCACCACTAAACAaatattgcacatttttttcaaatgcgtGTGATATCATCAGAAATACTCAATCGAATAAGTTGTTATATCGACGTAGAACTACATTCAAGTGTACTGATGGTAAATATCGTTATACTCAGCGATAGTGTTTTACATAAATTGTTATGTACCGCATCATGGAAATAATATTCGACGTATTAATAAGATTAAATGATTCGTTTTATACTGTTAGAAGTACGTTAAGTTACTTGTTATCAATTAAAAACAGAGGTATATTTTGGCtcatttacatttgtatttacttcatgaaaaaaatataattacacgCATTCATTATAAGTATCGTCCCACTCTACGCTGGTATATGCTCagcaaatgtttgaaaattaatttttggaAGTCACTGATTCCAACGTTCTtgcattgtttgtatattttgtattaacgTTCATTTTCTTATATCAATTTGATCACATAGTTAACCCTTGTGAACCTTCACCTAGTGCAAACGGAGCTACATGTGTGAGAAGTTCAacagataactcttgtttgtgTTCTGATGGATGGCTTGGAACCAATTGTACCGAGGGTAGAGCTCctataattaaatcaagtagTTTTCCTGCAATCTAATTAAGGATCAAATGAAAAGGTTTTTGTGACGTTTTCCATCATGGTAcagaataactttagttagggatgacacaTTGAGGCCAAACTTTGTATTTAAGAAGAGTTTACGGAGACCTTACATTAAATTCCGTTTTAGGCCCATTCATGGTCactattaataaaaatagaaaaacagttggtTCCGAATAACCTTAAATTGAGTTGACATATTGAGACCAATCTTTGTATGTAGGGAATGTTTAAGGAGGCAATTCATTGAATTGCGTCTGGGTCAATGTCAAGGAAACTGTCACTAAAACtcgaaaaacagttgaaactgaaatatctttcatctatgaaatgaaataccTAATGCTTGGGTGGACATACTGTTAACAAATGTGGTCTACAAGAAGAGTGTGTTAATACCTATCCTtagattgcgtttggggtcacTAAAGTTTGAAtttacatattgtgaccaaacacTGAATATCTTAAGCTACAGTTCATTTATTAGAACTAAATCTGgtcgtaaaattgaaacatatgTTACACTGagtcatattttaaagtaatatatGTTCAAACTGACTAGGATTTACAGAAATCTTTGCTACCAGTGTTGCATCGTTTTCATTCAGTTTTAGttcaatcattttcaaaaacaatactgTCTACATGTCTTATTCAACACAGTAAACCCATGTCATTCTGACCCTTGCTCAAACGGAGGCTCCTGTGTTGTGACTGGTACCACGTCATTTTCATGCTCTTGTGTGGTAGGATGGGTTGGAAATATGTGTACAACAGGTAAATGAATGGCgttcataaatgctacgttaCGTTAAACTGTTATAAGTGGTAACTAAGACGTATGAAACTATCTACTTCTGGTAGCTTTATGTGATAATGAGGCGGCAAGCTTTATAGTTTTATTCAGAATAATTCCGTATCAGAACGTTCGGTCAGATATTCATTAAGTCATCAATATCGTGACCTTTCCTATTGTTGTGTATGTTTTGTCACGTCATTAAAAACTGCAATTGCTGATTTAAAAGAAGATTCACAATAACAATTTGCGATTCATTTTTCCCGTTACCAGTTGATCCTTGTTTTTCATCACCGTGTGAAAATGGCGGTTCTTGCCACATCGTTGGAGCAAGTTTTCAGTGTTCATGTCCTATCGGTTGGTTCGGTGTTCGCTGCAATAAAGGTATACa
This genomic stretch from Mya arenaria isolate MELC-2E11 chromosome 10, ASM2691426v1 harbors:
- the LOC128205812 gene encoding fibropellin-1-like isoform X2 — protein: MLGRVFTVFTVVFTLTHRKVEGQPDFFRPDSPSDLSESITEDLSAGTSIYNIFATGGSGPLTYSIQTQSPATPAFTLQPTTSSADLYTPSGTALDRETVDAFEFVFSVTDGTDTVSSETFTVNILDVNDNAPQFENTSYTVSVFETVANGYSILTVSASDADQTATLKYYIKAGNGGNTFGLGQASGELTVTTSSNLNASTTPSYALRVEVQDNFGTNTGTATINISVIDDLCDPNPCQNSGTCALDTTSYNCTCTSGWSGINCDTDDPCDPQPCLNGATCLDSGTNYTCNCSVGWLGETCNIDDPCFPQPCLNSGTCSISGTNYTCDCMSGYLGDTCNIVDPCEPSPCVNGATCARNSADYTCTCTSGWLGTNCSTDDPCEPQPCMNGGTCSVSGTDYTCSCPPGWINETCNLVDPCDPQPCLNGATCIDSGTNYRCNCSVGWIGEMCNIDDPCTPQPCLNSGTCRISGTIYTCDCMSGYLGDRCNIVDPCEPSPCANGATCARNSADYTCTCTSGWLGTNCSTDDPCVPQPCMSGGTCSVSGTDYTCSCPPGWINETCNLVNPCEPSPSANGATCVRSSTDNSCLCSDGWLGTNCTEVNPCHSDPCSNGGSCVVTGTTSFSCSCVVGWVGNMCTTVDPCFSSPCENGGSCHIVGASFQCSCPIGWFGVRCNKVSPCFSSPCDNGGTCFMVEERLMCSCMPEWIGDMCNIVNPCVPNPCNNGSCGLTDNGYTCACPLGVLGSNCSIVDPCLISPCNNGGVCSVQDQRAKCACSSGWIGSMCELADPCDPNPCLNSGTCSISGTSYLCACTSGFTGNNCSDIAPTASGATGSTTTTESPPGDNSTVVIIIAVVIPFVIVSTAAAIAIVIYKLHASHIPCLGTNHRVSIVPEKGKSITSLQMDAKTATETNAGVNTDT
- the LOC128205812 gene encoding fibropellin-1-like isoform X3; translation: MLGRVFTVFTVVFTLTHRKVEGQPDFFRPDSPSDLSESITEDLSAGTSIYNIFATGGSGPLTYSIQTQSPATPAFTLQPTTSSADLYTPSGTALDRETVDAFEFVFSVTDGTDTVSSETFTVNILDVNDNAPQFENTSYTVSVFETVANGYSILTVSASDADQTATLKYYIKAGNGGNTFGLGQASGELTVTTSSNLNASTTPSYALRVEVQDNFGTNTGTATINISVIDDLCDPNPCQNSGTCALDTTSYNCTCTSGWSGINCDTDDPCDPQPCLNGATCLDSGTNYTCNCSVGWLGETCNIDDPCFPQPCLNSGTCSISGTNYTCDCMSGYLGDTCNIVDPCEPSPCVNGATCARNSADYTCTCTSGWLGTNCSTDDPCEPQPCMNGGTCSVSGTDYTCSCPPGWINETCNLVDPCDPQPCLNGATCIDSGTNYRCNCSVGWIGEMCNIDDPCTPQPCLNSGTCRISGTIYTCDCMSGYLGDRCNIVDPCEPSPCANGATCARNSADYTCTCTSGWLGTNCSTDDPCVPQPCMSGGTCSVSGTDYTCSCPPGWINETCNLVNPCHSDPCSNGGSCVVTGTTSFSCSCVVGWVGNMCTTVDPCFSSPCENGGSCHIVGASFQCSCPIGWFGVRCNKVSPCFSSPCDNGGTCFMVEERLMCSCMPEWIGDMCNIVNPCVPNPCNNGSCGLTDNGYTCACPLGVLGSNCSIVDPCLISPCNNGGVCSVQDQRAKCACSSGWIGSMCELADPCDPNPCLNSGTCSISGTSYLCACTSGFTGNNCSDIAPTASGATGSTTTTESPPGDNSTVVIIIAVVIPFVIVSTAAAIAIVIYKLHASHIKRVDVVRLTKYHEGNKYSSNEKRCRPCLGTNHRVSIVPEKGKSITSLQMDAKTATETNAGVNTDT